Genomic DNA from Acidobacteriota bacterium:
GCTCCTTTCTGATTCGGTTGAAATTCCCTTCTACATGACTTGAATTTTGGGATGGCTGGAAAAACCGTGGGCTGGTGCACCACGACTATTACACGATGACCCTGCGGGCCTAAAATCCTGATCCTGAAGCATATAACCCTACCCTAAACCCTGTTTTTCACACCCTGAACCCTAAAATCCAATGATTCGAGTTCTTGCCTGCATACTGATTTTGATTTTTCTGTTTATCTCTGGCATGCACGTTTTTTGGGCCTTTGGCGGGCGCATCGGAGGCATGGCGGCCATTCCTGAGATCAATGGCAAGCCAAGCTTCTCCCCAACGGCGGGAATGACCCTGCTGGTTGCTTTCGCCTTTGTCTGTGCCGCGCTCCTGGTTGCAGGGACTTCCGGCATTCTGAAATTGCCCGTACCGCACGCCGTTCTAAAGTGGCTGACTTACCTGATGGCGCTTGTATTTCTGGCCCGGTCAATTGGTGAATTTCGACTGGTCGGCTTCTTCAAACAGATTCGAGGCACTCCGTTTGCCGAAATGGACACGTTCTTCTATTCCCCGCTCTGTTTGGGAATTGCCATTGTGGCAGCCATTATTGGGTTTACCCCGCGAGACTGAAAAGGGTATTTCCCTTCCTGACTTACCCACACACGGCTGACTTGTCCAATATCAGGTTCACCGTTAGAATTGGCTTGCATATCATCATTCACTTCTCGCAACGTCAAACCCGGAAACCACTTACCTGGAGCCTCTATGAACCTGGACACCCCGTCCTCGAAAGCCGAAATTTTGGCCACACTCAGCCAGATCAGTTCGACTGACTTCCAATTCTGGCTTGGCTTTTCACCCACTGACTTTGTTGAACCACTTGAGGGCGGATGGTCGGCAGCCGACACGGTTCGCCACCTTGAAAAGTCCACGAAACCCGTGGTCAAAGCCCTGCATTTGCCGGGGCTTGTCTTACGGGCAACCTTCGGAATGGCCCCCAATCCATCAATTTCATATAGCGAACTTGTCGCCCGATACAGGGAAGCGTTGAAAAATGGCGGTACCGCCGGACGATTTACACCCTCAGAACAGGAAACACCTGAAAACCTCGAAACCTGGCAAACCGAAGTAATCGCAAATTGTCGTACCGCGCTTGCCGATTTGTCTTCGGTGCTGGAGGGCTGGACCGAGAAAAAGCTGGATCAATACCAGTTACCACATCCGCTGATCGGAAAGCTCACGGTTCGGGAAATGATGCTGTTTACCATTTATCACTTTCGTCATCATCAGGACATCATTGCCCGCAAAGTGCGGAACAAAGGCTGAGGACTGAAGCTGAAGAAGCTGGGCTCGGTCATTCAAACCCAAACTGGTTCAAATTGGGTTGATACCAGTTTGTAGTCAGTAGTCAGTAGTCAGTAGTCAGTAGTTCGCTAAGCTTATTTGATTGAATTACTTGACTGTCTTCGAATACGAGCATTCCATTGCAAAATGGTATGAGTACTCGAATGGCAACCTTCAAGGTGCAAACCAAAAACCTACCATAAGAGGAACCCACCACGTCTGCATTGGTGAAGCGCGGTTTTATGAATCTTGAGAACGTCTATCCCTACCTGATGCCCGGATTGATCAGTCCGGAGTTTGACACCGTCAGCATTCCGATTGGACATGATGTCTACGTGGTGGTTTTTGAAGATACAGAATCGGACGTGGGGATTGTGCATTCCATGATCACTCCCTACACAGTTGAAATCACAGGACTTGATGCGCCGCAAATCCATCAGCGGGCGATGCACAATCTGGAGCGGTTTGCTGAAAGTGATGATCTGGCCATCAAAATGCTGGGTCGGCCAGGTGAGGAAGTCAATTTTCTCCTCTTTCATGGTCACCCGCGAGCATCCGCCTGCCTGCTGCTTCCCAATTTGTATGAACTTGCTCAGGACTTGCTTGAATCTGATGAACTGTGTGCCTGTATCCCGCAACGTGAAACAATGGTGATCTTCCCCAAACGGGACCGGACCTATCGGGAATCACTGGTCGCCAAACTCAAGGAAATCGAAGGGGATGCCCGCCGACCAATTACGTTTGAATTGTTTGAGTTAACACCAGATGGCGTGGTGCCGTTTGTCGAACCGTAAAAGGCTCATACCCAATGAAAACACTTGATGAATTGCTCTGGCCGGATAATTCAAATGCCACGCTCCACGATGCCGAACTCTTGAGCCTCACCATTGACTATGTGCGTGCAACGGCTGAGTTTACCCTTTCAATATGTATCGGAGATCCTTCATCTGACGATGGGGTCATCCGGGAAGCTCGCCAACCAGGAATCCTCACCGTCACCGGCCTTGAAATGCTGTCTATCGAACCACCAACAAGAGACAACAGCAGGTCACCTCACAAAGGATTATTGGTTGATGCAGATCTTGAGACTACCTTTATCAGATCAAGAGTACAGATCGTTGATCAACCCCAGGATCAGATTCAATTCTGGATCTATGTTCTTGATTGGAACAGCTTTATGCGGGTGACAGGAAAGAAGGCGTCTTTTCGATGGGAGGACTTACTGTGCTGAAGTGACCTACCCGCATTTCATTATTTTTTCAGGCCGAACCAATCCCTAATTCGGAGTAAATGAATGAGTCTG
This window encodes:
- a CDS encoding DinB family protein, giving the protein MNLDTPSSKAEILATLSQISSTDFQFWLGFSPTDFVEPLEGGWSAADTVRHLEKSTKPVVKALHLPGLVLRATFGMAPNPSISYSELVARYREALKNGGTAGRFTPSEQETPENLETWQTEVIANCRTALADLSSVLEGWTEKKLDQYQLPHPLIGKLTVREMMLFTIYHFRHHQDIIARKVRNKG
- a CDS encoding DUF3995 domain-containing protein, with the protein product MIRVLACILILIFLFISGMHVFWAFGGRIGGMAAIPEINGKPSFSPTAGMTLLVAFAFVCAALLVAGTSGILKLPVPHAVLKWLTYLMALVFLARSIGEFRLVGFFKQIRGTPFAEMDTFFYSPLCLGIAIVAAIIGFTPRD